A portion of the Candidatus Pristimantibacillus lignocellulolyticus genome contains these proteins:
- a CDS encoding proline dehydrogenase family protein, with the protein MKKAEELVIQALKSAARDDRLKYAVQQSTELYPLLWKAAKRYVTGEKREDVITVAREYLDNNYNISIEYIGENITDLGECERAKNELLQVIEEMGILSLKQTVSFDLSHIGLSINAEITYKYLEELAQKAQRYGITLMIGMEESSKTSDILSLYKKIATNYANVGISIQVYLYRTKVDLQELIQYPGKIRLVKGAFQEPIDIAMIRSEELNSRYLEYVEQLVKANHPISIATHDEMLIQEIVRRQYFDKSNVEVEMLYGVRPELLNELRKKEYRCRVYLTYGSEWYLYLCHRIAEQPENLYLAVTDIINESIRERSIVD; encoded by the coding sequence ATGAAAAAAGCAGAAGAATTAGTGATTCAAGCATTAAAAAGCGCAGCACGAGATGATAGATTGAAATATGCTGTGCAACAGTCAACAGAGCTCTATCCGTTATTATGGAAAGCAGCAAAAAGATATGTAACAGGAGAAAAGAGAGAGGATGTCATTACGGTTGCACGTGAATATCTCGATAATAATTATAATATCTCTATTGAATATATTGGGGAAAATATAACTGACTTAGGGGAATGTGAAAGGGCAAAGAATGAGCTTTTACAAGTAATTGAGGAAATGGGAATATTATCTTTAAAGCAAACTGTATCATTTGATTTATCTCATATAGGCCTTTCTATTAATGCTGAGATTACTTATAAGTACCTTGAAGAGCTTGCACAAAAAGCTCAGCGGTATGGAATAACTTTGATGATAGGTATGGAAGAATCATCAAAGACTAGTGATATTCTCTCTCTCTACAAAAAAATAGCTACAAACTATGCAAATGTTGGAATAAGTATACAAGTTTATCTTTATCGTACAAAGGTAGATTTACAAGAACTTATTCAATATCCAGGAAAAATAAGACTTGTAAAAGGGGCTTTTCAAGAGCCTATTGATATAGCCATGATCAGATCAGAAGAACTGAATAGCCGGTATCTTGAGTATGTTGAACAGTTAGTGAAAGCGAACCATCCGATATCAATTGCTACACATGATGAAATGCTTATTCAAGAGATAGTGCGACGTCAATATTTTGATAAATCAAATGTTGAAGTAGAGATGCTTTATGGTGTACGTCCAGAGTTACTCAATGAATTAAGAAAGAAGGAATATCGTTGTAGAGTCTATTTAACGTATGGAAGTGAGTGGTATTTATATCTTTGCCATCGAATTGCAGAACAACCTGAAAACTTATATTTAGCAGTAACTGATATTATTAATGAATCCATTAGAGAAAGAAGTATAGTTGATTGA